Part of the Nitrospirota bacterium genome is shown below.
AAGAAACGGCATATCGGCTAACAAAACACCGTTTTTGACCCCTCGCGAAACAATTCGGGTATGATAAACCATTTCGTCCATGGTCACCGGAAGGGTATTGGGATTTCCCTGGACAACAACGCTCAAAGAGTCTCCCACCAGAACCACGTCGATTCCCGCTTCATCTACGATAGATCCGAAAAGAAAATCATATGCAGTCAGCATGGTGATTTTCTTACCCTCGTTTTTCTTTTTTTGAAGATCTGGAATCGTCATGACATGATTTCTCTTTTTAGGGCATTTTGAGCGGAGACCAGAGTATTGGACAAAAGCATGGCAATCGTCATAGGACCCACGCCCCCGGGAACCGGGGTAATGAAACCCGCTTTTTTAGAAACCTTTTCAAAATCAACATCCCCTACCAACTTCCCGTCGGGAAGACGGTTGATTCCGACATCAATCACCGCCGCCCCGGCTTTAATCATCTCTTCGGTCACCATAAGCGCTTTTCCAACGGCCGCAACAACGATATCTGCCTTTTTAATTATTTCAGCTAAATCTTTTGTCTTGGAGTGGCAAATAGAGACTGTGGCATCTTTCTGCAACAACATTAACGCGACCGGCTTGCCCACCAGGTGGCTCCTTCCCAAAACCACCGCATTTGCCCCTTTTATTTCGATTTTCATGTATTCCAAAAGCTTCATGACGCCTAAAGGGGTGCATGGAACAAAACCCGCTTCCCCCATCATCAATTTACCGGCATTTAACGGATGAAGCCCGTCTACATCTTTTTCCGGAGAAATGGCGTTAATTATTTTCTTTTCGTCTAAATGTTTCGGGAGAGGAAGTTGAACGAGAATTCCATGAATTTTGGAATCCCGGTTCAAAAAGTCAACCAGCTTTAACACCTCTTCCAGAGAGGCGTTTTTATCCAGTTCGTGAAGCTCCGAATGCATACCGGCCTCCCGGGCCGATTTCCTTTTGTTCCGGACGTAGACCTGAGACGCTGGATGATCTCCGACTAAAACCGCAGCCAGGCCGGGAACAATCCCTTTCGCGACAACCTCTTTGACCTCAATTGCGATCTGGTTCCTGATTTCTAAAGCAATTTTTTTCCCATCGATGAGCCTGGCAGTCATATCTTCGAACGGATCTCCTTTTGAGTGATTTCAATCGTCCTGTATTCCGTAAGGATTTTATTCATTTTAATGTCATGTTCCTCTGAAGGAATGGATTTCACAATCTGAAATTCAAAGGCCAGCCCGATGAGGAGCGCGGTTCGATTCTGGCTGAATAGTTTATCGTAAAACCCTTTACCAAAGCCAATCCTGTTCCCTGACGGATCAAATGCCACCCCTGGAATGACCGCCAACTGAACAGACCGGCGATCTACCGGCCTGATAAACGGGCCATAGGGCTCTTTAATCCCATACTTATTTTCCCTTAACTCTGTTCTCAGGTCTTTGAGTTCGGAGAGTTCGATTTGATCGGTTTTATCGTTTAACCAGGGCACGACGACCTGTTTTCCTGCTTCAAGCGACTTCCGAATCACCTCATCGGTCTCAACTTCGTTTTTAAAGCCCATATAAAAATGAACGGTTTTTGCCCGCCGGTACTCCTCACGATTCAATAGCCTTGCCTGAATGGCGCGAGACTTCAGTTTCCATTCTTCCGGAGAAAGAGCCGCCCTCCTGGCAAGGAGTTCTTTTCGTATTCCGTCTTTGTCCACGAATAACTTTCCTGTTTAACGCAAAAAACTAGATTAACAGTCCGGCGCCATTCGTGTCAATCACGTTCCCGGGCCTTTAAATGGGCAAGGTCTTGTTTTCAGAAAAATTTTGTTTTTTAGATTTTTAAGGCGAAGTTAAATTTGGGGAAACAGGGGCGTTCAGGCGCACAAAAGTCTGGAAACCTTTTTAATGATAAGATGATTTCCGAAACTTTTGTTCGCCTCAGAAACCTTTTTGCGAAGCCCGTTATATTTTTGAATGGGAAAAATCAACTGGTCTTTGAATGAATCCATCCAAACAAATAATAAAATCTTAAAAAATAAATTACTTTTTTCCTAAAACAGCGTCTTTGCAGGCTTTAGCCACTCGAAACTTTAAAACCCTCTTTGCCGCAATCTTAATGGCTTCACCTGTTTGGGGGTTTCTTCCCATCCTGGCCTTGCGATTAACAACCACCAGTTTTCCCAGACC
Proteins encoded:
- a CDS encoding HU family DNA-binding protein yields the protein MAKSMTKSKILEHLSKKLVLSKKRVAEILDEVISLAYKEAKNSFTVPGLGKLVVVNRKARMGRNPQTGEAIKIAAKRVLKFRVAKACKDAVLGKK
- the folD gene encoding bifunctional methylenetetrahydrofolate dehydrogenase/methenyltetrahydrofolate cyclohydrolase FolD, which gives rise to MTARLIDGKKIALEIRNQIAIEVKEVVAKGIVPGLAAVLVGDHPASQVYVRNKRKSAREAGMHSELHELDKNASLEEVLKLVDFLNRDSKIHGILVQLPLPKHLDEKKIINAISPEKDVDGLHPLNAGKLMMGEAGFVPCTPLGVMKLLEYMKIEIKGANAVVLGRSHLVGKPVALMLLQKDATVSICHSKTKDLAEIIKKADIVVAAVGKALMVTEEMIKAGAAVIDVGINRLPDGKLVGDVDFEKVSKKAGFITPVPGGVGPMTIAMLLSNTLVSAQNALKREIMS
- a CDS encoding 5-formyltetrahydrofolate cyclo-ligase; this translates as MDKDGIRKELLARRAALSPEEWKLKSRAIQARLLNREEYRRAKTVHFYMGFKNEVETDEVIRKSLEAGKQVVVPWLNDKTDQIELSELKDLRTELRENKYGIKEPYGPFIRPVDRRSVQLAVIPGVAFDPSGNRIGFGKGFYDKLFSQNRTALLIGLAFEFQIVKSIPSEEHDIKMNKILTEYRTIEITQKEIRSKI